The following coding sequences are from one Oikeobacillus pervagus window:
- the ahpC gene encoding alkyl hydroperoxide reductase subunit C, whose amino-acid sequence MSLIGKEVQPFTAQAYLNGKFVEVTEQDLKGHWSVVCFYPADFTFVCPTELEDLQEQYPALQELGVEVFSVSRDSHFTHKAWHDTSDAISKITYTMIGDPAHVLSRNFDVYIEELGQADRGTFIIDPDGVIQAVEINADGIGRDASTLINKIKAAQYVRNNPGEVCPAKWKEGGETLKPSLDLVGKI is encoded by the coding sequence ATGTCTTTAATAGGTAAAGAAGTACAACCATTTACAGCACAAGCTTACTTAAACGGTAAATTCGTTGAAGTGACTGAACAAGATTTGAAAGGTCATTGGAGTGTAGTATGCTTCTATCCAGCAGACTTTACATTCGTTTGCCCAACTGAGCTTGAAGATCTTCAAGAACAATATCCTGCTCTTCAAGAACTTGGGGTTGAAGTATTCTCTGTTTCAAGAGATTCTCATTTTACACATAAAGCATGGCATGACACATCAGATGCTATTAGTAAAATCACTTATACTATGATTGGTGATCCTGCCCATGTTCTTTCTCGCAACTTTGACGTATATATCGAAGAATTAGGTCAAGCTGATCGCGGTACTTTTATCATTGACCCTGATGGTGTGATCCAAGCTGTTGAAATTAATGCAGATGGAATTGGTCGTGATGCAAGCACGCTTATTAATAAAATTAAAGCTGCTCAATATGTTCGTAACAACCCAGGTGAAGTTTGCCCTGCCAAATGGAAAGAAGGCGGAGAAACACTTAAACCAAGCCTTGATCTTGTAGGTAAAATTTAA
- a CDS encoding TetR family transcriptional regulator translates to MNKKEKIVHAAIEVFKEKGIEKTKISDIVKLAGIAQGTFYLYFPSKLSVMPAIAEVMVEKEMATVKRRVDQNASFLSKLSQVVEAIFAFTSDYREVQALVYAGLASTDHIKEWEAVYQPFYSWISQFLQEAKSSGIIRDSIHVERTSKLFIGLIESAAEQIYLYDSKKDGNANQQKEEVLDFLKYGLGIQE, encoded by the coding sequence ATGAATAAAAAGGAAAAGATCGTTCATGCAGCCATTGAAGTGTTTAAGGAAAAGGGCATTGAAAAGACAAAAATTTCGGATATTGTAAAATTGGCTGGAATTGCCCAAGGAACCTTTTATTTGTATTTCCCGTCTAAACTGTCTGTCATGCCAGCGATAGCAGAAGTAATGGTTGAAAAGGAAATGGCGACTGTAAAAAGACGAGTAGATCAAAATGCTTCTTTCTTATCAAAACTTTCCCAAGTTGTCGAAGCTATTTTTGCCTTTACAAGTGATTATCGGGAAGTGCAAGCGCTTGTATATGCAGGGCTTGCGTCAACAGACCATATAAAAGAATGGGAAGCTGTTTATCAGCCTTTTTATTCATGGATCAGCCAATTTTTACAAGAAGCAAAGTCTTCAGGGATTATTCGTGATTCTATTCATGTTGAACGCACATCTAAGCTATTCATTGGTCTTATTGAATCAGCGGCAGAACAAATCTATTTATATGATTCTAAGAAAGATGGGAATGCTAATCAACAAAAAGAAGAGGTATTGGATTTCCTAAAATATGGACTTGGGATTCAAGAATAG
- a CDS encoding DMT family transporter: MKNKAWFFVFLTCFFELVWIYGFNIANSWWHWVIIITIIFTDFHFLPRACETLPTGTVYAVFAGVGTVGTVLMDVFLFGGSFSAGKALFIAILVIGVIGLNIADNKDENNASHKVEKEAM; the protein is encoded by the coding sequence ATGAAAAATAAAGCGTGGTTTTTTGTGTTTTTAACATGCTTTTTTGAGTTGGTTTGGATTTATGGATTTAATATCGCTAACTCATGGTGGCACTGGGTAATTATTATCACCATCATTTTTACTGATTTTCACTTTCTGCCGAGAGCGTGTGAAACTCTTCCAACGGGAACGGTATATGCTGTCTTTGCGGGAGTTGGAACGGTTGGAACCGTATTAATGGATGTATTTCTTTTCGGTGGAAGCTTCAGTGCAGGAAAAGCGTTGTTTATCGCAATATTAGTAATTGGTGTCATTGGATTAAATATTGCTGATAATAAGGATGAGAATAACGCTAGTCATAAAGTAGAAAAGGAGGCAATGTAA
- a CDS encoding DMT family transporter, with product MGWLFVFLAAFSEVAGTIGLTMYSQQKSLKNGLLYVGGFGASFALLYISFNYLQVSIAYAVWIGIGTAGAVLINMLLFGESKSMGRMISVFLIIVGVVGLKALS from the coding sequence ATGGGCTGGTTATTTGTTTTTCTTGCAGCTTTTAGCGAAGTTGCCGGTACGATTGGTTTGACCATGTATAGTCAGCAAAAGTCATTGAAAAATGGCCTTCTTTATGTAGGGGGATTCGGTGCCTCGTTTGCACTTTTATATATATCTTTCAACTATTTACAGGTTAGTATCGCCTATGCTGTTTGGATCGGGATCGGTACAGCAGGTGCTGTTTTAATCAACATGCTCCTTTTTGGCGAATCCAAAAGCATGGGGAGAATGATCAGCGTGTTCCTCATTATTGTGGGTGTAGTTGGTTTGAAGGCATTGTCTTAG
- a CDS encoding mersacidin family lantibiotic has translation MAKVTRKEIIAAWKDQDVRQKFDGVISHPSGKALAELSDEELAAVQGASDVKPETTPLCVGVIIGLTTSIKIC, from the coding sequence ATGGCAAAAGTAACTAGAAAGGAAATTATCGCTGCATGGAAGGATCAAGATGTTCGTCAAAAATTTGATGGAGTAATCTCCCACCCATCTGGAAAGGCATTAGCTGAATTAAGCGATGAGGAATTAGCTGCAGTACAAGGGGCATCTGATGTAAAACCTGAAACCACTCCATTATGTGTGGGAGTCATTATTGGTCTTACAACTTCAATCAAAATTTGCTAA
- a CDS encoding type 2 lanthipeptide synthetase LanM family protein — protein sequence MTVKTMIRHEDFANSLFLHERYQVLSNNKDLVWNHKDLLNVNKWKEDLYKGKENNFSKRLQYDGYNEEIFEALISPIKEGGARLYRGPLFKNINFSLLKLGLEILKSKDLNEEEYQLVEFIYPFIVYASANLIETVPLRLKSVPFHLENIKQKLLLSLAEELLNIASRSIILELNVSKLREELVGETPEDRFKSFVIQKARNIDSLLEFYKEYAVLTRFLITRTDYFLENIQSLLVRLEKDWPTLKSEFGIDSEALLEINIGQGDTHQKGNTVIKLVFEDGKEMMYKPKPLAIASAFNQFIKWIASERETLSLPTYKIIDSGEYGWEERITPKGCISKEEVSRFYFRFGSLAGLMYLLNGADMHFENLIAHGEYPYLIDLETIFHQYPKLDFPDSSEIKLKYKQADSVIGTGLLPQTLFQNSDGKGLDFSALNGKEQVLPFKVLSLDQVNTDNMVYSLKAAKSQGASNLPSLNGVPVQPHDYLSDIVAGFQDMMQFFLENKERIVRDDGPLSLFKGLKIRIVARATQQYSHFLLESTHPDYMRDAIYLEKLFERMWYYPYLDKRIVKHEVRDLLQRDVPYFATFVDSCHLYNSHGEQIPDFFQESGYQKVINKIKNLTIEEKEDQTNWLILSIEGNRDANFEIKKAKAHNLSPKPFNYKESFLEEAKKIGDILVEKATFSDDKQNASWLNVNILNDHWFVSPMKQSLYDGLSGVALFLLYLQKETNEDRYLETAHAAMQSAMHPFVHSKGLVSTFFGDLSVIYALLHFQKLSPKDEYRAFVEKAKSALRQRVDEDLEFDLLSGSAGIVHLLLNLYEFTEDTEYLEIMHLYCQHLIQHAHDTLGGIAWKNRHTQTYLGGLSHGASGIATALWRAGGVTGHEDYRYFAEQAVLYDRSLFNPNKKAWIDLRKEREQYLHQWTHGSTGIGISRLLMKKYRDDPLFDWEVRTAISNVESFGFKNNNNLCHGNMGDTELYLLASKQYQDDGLLWKARYIGKQVIATINDTKKYQVDSPSNVESLGLFVGISGIGLQLLRLRNPNSIPSILTLENA from the coding sequence ATGACAGTTAAAACGATGATTAGACACGAAGATTTTGCGAATTCGTTATTCTTACATGAGAGATATCAGGTTCTATCGAATAATAAGGATCTTGTATGGAATCATAAAGATCTTTTGAATGTGAATAAGTGGAAAGAGGATTTATACAAAGGCAAAGAAAATAACTTTTCAAAAAGACTTCAATATGACGGCTATAATGAAGAAATATTTGAAGCACTCATTTCTCCGATTAAAGAAGGGGGTGCAAGGTTATATCGTGGACCGCTATTTAAAAATATAAATTTTTCACTTTTGAAATTAGGATTGGAAATATTAAAAAGTAAAGATTTAAATGAAGAAGAATATCAATTAGTTGAATTTATTTATCCCTTCATCGTATACGCATCAGCTAATTTAATCGAAACTGTGCCACTCCGTTTAAAATCCGTTCCATTCCACTTAGAAAATATCAAACAAAAACTTTTATTATCCCTTGCAGAAGAATTATTAAATATCGCATCAAGGTCTATAATATTGGAACTAAATGTATCAAAATTGAGGGAAGAATTGGTTGGGGAAACACCTGAAGATCGATTTAAGTCTTTTGTTATTCAAAAAGCAAGAAATATTGATAGTTTGCTAGAATTCTATAAGGAATATGCGGTTCTAACTAGATTTTTAATTACGAGAACAGATTATTTTTTAGAAAATATCCAGTCATTGTTGGTACGGTTGGAAAAGGATTGGCCAACCCTAAAAAGTGAATTTGGTATCGATTCAGAAGCGCTACTTGAAATAAATATTGGCCAAGGTGATACCCATCAAAAAGGAAATACAGTGATAAAGCTTGTATTTGAAGATGGAAAAGAAATGATGTATAAACCTAAGCCATTAGCGATTGCATCGGCTTTTAATCAATTTATTAAATGGATCGCAAGTGAAAGGGAGACTCTATCTTTACCAACCTATAAAATCATTGATTCAGGTGAGTATGGTTGGGAGGAAAGAATTACCCCAAAAGGATGTATATCAAAGGAGGAAGTTAGCCGCTTTTATTTCCGTTTTGGCAGCCTTGCCGGTTTAATGTATTTGTTGAATGGTGCTGATATGCATTTTGAAAACCTGATTGCACATGGTGAATATCCATATTTAATTGATTTGGAAACGATATTCCATCAATATCCGAAACTTGATTTCCCGGATAGCTCTGAAATTAAGCTGAAATATAAACAGGCCGATTCTGTCATTGGTACGGGCCTTCTTCCTCAAACATTGTTTCAAAATTCGGATGGGAAAGGATTAGATTTCAGTGCCTTGAATGGAAAGGAACAAGTTTTACCTTTTAAAGTACTAAGTCTTGATCAAGTGAATACCGATAACATGGTGTACTCATTAAAAGCAGCTAAAAGCCAAGGTGCGTCCAACTTACCATCTTTAAATGGAGTACCAGTTCAGCCCCATGATTATCTATCAGATATCGTTGCAGGATTCCAAGATATGATGCAGTTCTTTTTAGAAAATAAAGAGCGCATCGTCCGTGATGATGGACCTCTCTCATTATTTAAGGGGTTAAAAATTCGCATCGTGGCAAGAGCGACACAGCAATACTCGCACTTTCTACTTGAATCAACACATCCCGATTACATGCGTGATGCCATTTATTTAGAAAAGTTATTTGAAAGAATGTGGTATTACCCCTATTTAGATAAACGGATTGTGAAGCATGAAGTTCGTGATCTTTTGCAAAGGGATGTGCCTTATTTTGCAACCTTTGTCGATTCTTGTCATTTATATAATAGTCATGGAGAACAGATACCGGACTTTTTTCAGGAGAGTGGATACCAAAAGGTTATTAATAAAATCAAAAATCTTACAATCGAGGAAAAAGAGGATCAAACAAATTGGTTAATATTATCGATTGAAGGCAATAGAGATGCTAATTTTGAAATTAAAAAGGCAAAAGCACATAATCTCTCCCCAAAACCTTTTAATTACAAGGAGAGTTTTCTGGAAGAGGCCAAGAAAATTGGGGATATTCTAGTTGAAAAAGCGACATTCTCTGATGACAAACAAAATGCCTCTTGGTTAAATGTAAATATACTGAACGACCATTGGTTCGTATCACCAATGAAGCAAAGTCTTTATGACGGTCTTAGTGGGGTTGCATTATTTTTATTATACCTACAGAAGGAAACAAATGAGGATCGATATTTAGAAACGGCACATGCGGCAATGCAATCCGCCATGCATCCGTTCGTACATTCAAAAGGGCTAGTATCAACATTTTTCGGAGATCTTTCTGTAATATATGCCCTTCTTCATTTTCAAAAATTAAGTCCAAAAGATGAATATAGGGCCTTTGTTGAGAAGGCAAAATCAGCTTTAAGACAAAGGGTGGACGAAGATTTAGAATTTGATTTATTAAGTGGATCTGCGGGAATTGTTCACCTATTATTAAATCTATATGAATTTACAGAGGACACGGAGTATCTTGAGATCATGCACTTGTACTGCCAACATTTAATCCAACATGCTCATGATACATTAGGCGGGATTGCATGGAAAAATAGGCATACGCAAACCTATTTAGGTGGTCTTTCTCATGGTGCAAGTGGAATAGCTACTGCTTTATGGAGAGCAGGAGGGGTAACTGGTCATGAAGACTATCGTTATTTTGCAGAACAAGCTGTTTTATATGATCGCTCTCTGTTTAATCCTAATAAAAAGGCATGGATCGATTTACGAAAGGAAAGAGAACAATATCTTCACCAATGGACACATGGTTCTACAGGTATTGGGATTAGTCGCTTACTAATGAAAAAATACCGCGATGATCCCCTTTTTGATTGGGAAGTTAGAACGGCCATAAGTAATGTAGAAAGCTTTGGTTTTAAAAACAATAATAACTTGTGTCATGGTAATATGGGAGATACTGAATTGTATTTATTAGCATCTAAACAATATCAAGATGACGGGTTATTATGGAAAGCAAGATATATTGGGAAACAGGTCATTGCTACGATTAATGATACAAAAAAATAT